TCCAGGGTGTCCACAGCTTCGAGGACAAGCTGGCGCTGCGGCGTCAGTCGGTAGCCGCGCTGCCTGAGGTCGCTCTTCCAATCGGTGCTCACCACACCGGGAAGTCTAGAACTACTTGAAGAAAGCGATCCCGTCGTCCGGCATGTCGTCCGGGAGGGCCTTGGCCCAGCGTTCGACATCCTCCGGGGTGACGACCTTCTTCAGGTGGGCCGACATGTAGGGGCGCAGCTCGACCTCGGGGGTCTGCTTCTCGCCGACCCACATGAGGTCGCTCTTGACGTAGCCGTACAGGCGCTTGCCGCCGGTGTACGGACCGGAGGCGGCCGTACGGGCCACCGCGTCCGTCACCAGGTCGATCTGCGGCTTCTGCTTGGCCAGCTCGCCGTACCAGATCTCGACGACGCCGTCGTCGCGGACCATCGTCACCTCGACCTTGCGGTCGGCGTCGATGCGCCAGAAGCCGTGCTCGGTCTCCAGCGGGCGGATCTTGTTGCCGTCGTTGTCCAGCACCCAGGTGTGGGAGCGGTACTCCAGGAAGTCCCGGCCGTCGTGGCCGAAGGTCACCTCCTGGCCGAAGTTGCACTTCTCCGAGCCCGGGAAGTCGTGGACGCCCGCGCCTGCCCAGTTACCGAGCAGGAAGACGAGCGGGACGAGGTCCTTGTGGAGGTCGGACGGGATCTCGATCATGAGTGGCAGTTCCTAGACGGGGGTCAGCGCTGGCCCTGGTACAGCTTCTTCACGGTCAGTCCTGCGAAGGCGAGAACGCCGACGCAGACCAGGACCAGCAGGGCTTCGAAGAAGATCTCCACGGGGTGCTCCTCGGATGAGCGTGGTGCGGTGCATGTACACGGGGCCGGGCCCCAGCTTACGCGGCCGGGGCCCGGCGAACTGCGCGAGGTTCCCCTACGGGGTCAGCCCAGCAGCTGGCTCTGCAGCGTCACCGTCTGCCGGAAGGGAACGGCGTTCGCGGCGCCCTTGCGGGACTGGACCACCAGGGCGAGGACATCACCGGCGCCTATGTAGGCGTGGCGGGCCTGCTCGGCACCATACGGCTTGGACTCGACGTAGACGCTGGACGTGATGTCCTGGATCCGTGCCGCGTCCGGGAAACCGTCGTCGGAGACGGAGTCGGGGGCGTCGCGCAGTTCGTAGCCGGGGCTGCCGTACGGGGCGATGTCCTTGCCGAACAGGTCGTCCACGACGGCCGCGGTGTCGAACTGCAGCAGGTAGATCCGGGTGTGCGTGCCGTCCGGGGTGGTCCAGCCTCGGGCCGCGATGTGCCGCAGACCGTTCTCGGAGAGCTTCTTCCCCAGCTCGTCGCGGTCCTCCTTCTCCGCGTACTCCGCGAGGAGGTCCTTGGCCGGCAGCCAGCCGTCGGTTCCGCGCAGTGCCTTGTCGGCGGTCGCCCCCTTGGGTGCGGGCAGCACCAGGGCGCGCAGGTCGGCGTAGTGGCTGCCCGCCTTGTTGTCCGCGGCGAGCGGTCCCGGGCTGCCGGAGGGCAACGGCGCCTTCGTCAGCGTCGGGTACTCCCACCGCCCGTCCGACACCGTCGACAGCCCCGGTACGTCCGTCCGCGCCATCCCCGAGATCCCGTACGCCGTCCCGCCCCCGACCACCGCGAAGGTGAGCAGGGCGGCGGTCCAGCGGAGGGTTGCCCGGAGGACGCGGCGGTCCTTGAGGGCGCGGGGGGCGCTTTCCGGCGCGGTCTCGGATGCGGGCGCGGGCGCGGGAACGGCTTCCGGCACGGACCCCGACTCCGGCGCGGGCGCGGGCGCGTCCGCCACCTCGGTCTGCCAGGCCTCGACCAGCGGACCCGTCGCCTCTGCCTTCTCCGATCCGGTGGCCGGTGCCGGCGTCGTGGGTCGCTCGGGTCGCTCGGGTCGGTCGGTCTGTTCTTCCGTCTGCTCGGTCATACCGACTCCCCCGGTTCCGCTATGCGGTCGAGCTGCTCGCGCAGGAGCATCGCGACCCCCCTCTGCTGCAGTGGCTTCGCGCTGTCCGCGGTGAAGGTGACCAGGACGTTGCCCTGCAGGGCGGAGCAGAACATCGAGTCCAGCTTCACGTCGGCGTCCGGCGGCAGCAGATAGCAGCGGGCGTCCTTGTGGCCCTCGATCCGGGGCCCGTCACGCAGGGCATCGCCGAGCGCGTCGAAGAACTCGTTCTGGAACTTCGCGATCCCCCGGACCGCCGCCTTGTTGTCCAGCTGCGCCAGCTCGATGGTCACCGCGGCGGCCTTGTCCGTGTAGACCGAGGAGAGCTCGTCGGTGCTGACGTAACTGCGCATCGCGATACCCGTGAGGCGCTGCTTGTCGATCTGCTTCTCCAACGCCTTGCGCTGCGTGCGGGGCAGCCCGCTCAGCGACTCCTTGCGCAGGGCGGCGGCCTGGTCACCGTTGAGGTGGGCGTCGTTTCCGTACTTCCCGATGTCGGGCCCGCGGCTCCATCCGTCGGCGCCGTACGGCACGAGCATCGCCGACAGCCCCGTCGCCGGTGCGGCCTTCGCCTTGTCGGTACCGGCCTTGGGAAACTTCCACACGGGGGCGCCCGCGTCGCGGTCGGCACCGTCGACGGTGATCACGGTGTAGCCGACCCCGGCGACCACCGCCACGGCCAGCACCACGGACCCGACGATCGCGGTGACACGGCCACGACGGACCGGCTTCCTGGCGGGCGCCACGGGCTCGCTGGAGGCGGTGAGTTCGGCGGGGCCGACCTCACCCACCGGCTGGTTCTCGTTCTCGCTCACAGCTTCTTCACCTGCCGCTCGGCCAGGTCCATGATCTTCGCCTTCGGGATGGGCTTGGTGTCGTAGACGAAGATCATCATGAAGATGTCCCCACGCCAGGCGACGGCCTCGGCGTTGTACTGCGGCAGATAGCCCGGTTTGGTGTCCGGCTTGGTGTGGACGTACGCCATGGCGTTTGTGCTCCCCGGCACCGTCCAGCTCTTGGTGCCGTCCACGGAGTCCTCGAAGTAGTTCTCGCCGTCGGCCGCGTCGGAGGCCTGCAGCGCCTCTTCCTGCCGGTACTGGACGAGCCGGATCTCGACGCCATAGGTGCTGCCGACGTTCCAGCCCGTCTGGGCCGCGCGGCGGAACTCCTCGGAGACGAGGTCGCCGAACGCCCCGGCCGGCTTGTCGTACGTCTCCGCAAGCCCGGCCAGCGTCATCCAGCCGTTGTGGCTCACCCAGTCGCCGTCCTTGGCCCCGGCCGGCTTCTTCAGCAGCAGTTTCCGCAGGTCGCCGTCGGTCTTTACCCGGCGGTCCTCGGAGGCGGACAGCGGTTCGGGCGCCGGGCCCTTGGCCTGGGCGAGCGTCGGCTGGGAGAGCGAGGCCAGCTTCATCGGCTCGCGGTCGGCCTGGATCAGGTAGCCGGTACAGCTCCCGGCGACGACACCGAGTGCGGCCGCGGCGGCGATCAACAGTGTCGCGCGGCCCCGGCGGCGCGTAACGGCCGTCTCTTCGGGCACTTCCATGCATCCCTCACAAAACGAGAAGCGCGCATTCCGTATGCGCGCTTCACAAGAGACTCCTGGTCAACACCCAGAGTTGTACGGAAGGTTGATCACGATCCGGCCACATCGGCAACGGCCACGACCTGGGCCCCGTCAGCGCGGACCCGTGGTCGCGACGGCCGTACGCACTACGCTGCCCGCATGGCGAAGAAGCTCGTGATCAAGGTGACCGCCGGATCCGATGCCCCCGAGCGCTGTTCGCAGGCGTTCACGGTGGCGGCGGTGGCCGTGGCCAGCGGGGTGGACGTCTCCCTGTGGCTGACCGGGGAGTC
This is a stretch of genomic DNA from Streptomyces sp. NBC_00285. It encodes these proteins:
- a CDS encoding FABP family protein; protein product: MIEIPSDLHKDLVPLVFLLGNWAGAGVHDFPGSEKCNFGQEVTFGHDGRDFLEYRSHTWVLDNDGNKIRPLETEHGFWRIDADRKVEVTMVRDDGVVEIWYGELAKQKPQIDLVTDAVARTAASGPYTGGKRLYGYVKSDLMWVGEKQTPEVELRPYMSAHLKKVVTPEDVERWAKALPDDMPDDGIAFFK